A window of Sulfurimonas gotlandica GD1 contains these coding sequences:
- a CDS encoding ABC transporter permease, translated as MKTSIVPYLVKRFLRFDNEQPFIFLSALLAFLGITLGVMVLLIAMALMNGFDKEFKKKLTIMNYPLTVIPKFYGAVNEDLLIDLESRFPELKFSPYVQSAVMARSGTKLEGGYIFGINFKDEAKVNSVLGEAIEKSSFSKFDVLIGKSLKDEFNLYTDDKLMYIFTHVEPGGLSITPKIKRFKVKGIFDSGLSAYDKAYSYTTLSSMQSMLGIPSNQYDGIHVFSNDPHADIVKIKEILPVSVTVKGWWEDNVNFFAALELEKASLFIVLMLIILIAAINIISSLLMTVMNRRSEIALLLSLGATTAEIKKVFLYLGIVIGVSGILAGIVFGMGGLWILSTFDIVSLPKDVYPTTTLPLDLSIKDFILIVSGAFVIVIASSFYPAKKASEVDILTVLRNE; from the coding sequence TTGAAAACATCAATAGTACCTTATTTAGTCAAGCGTTTTTTACGCTTTGACAATGAACAGCCATTTATATTTCTCTCCGCGTTACTTGCCTTTTTAGGTATTACTCTTGGTGTTATGGTACTTCTTATTGCCATGGCACTTATGAATGGTTTCGATAAAGAGTTCAAGAAAAAGCTTACAATTATGAACTACCCATTAACTGTTATACCTAAATTTTATGGCGCAGTTAACGAAGATCTTCTGATAGATTTAGAAAGCAGATTCCCAGAATTAAAATTCAGTCCTTATGTTCAATCAGCTGTAATGGCTAGAAGTGGTACTAAACTAGAAGGTGGCTATATCTTTGGTATAAACTTTAAAGATGAGGCAAAAGTCAATAGTGTTTTGGGTGAAGCTATAGAAAAAAGCAGTTTTTCGAAATTTGATGTATTAATCGGTAAGAGCTTAAAAGATGAGTTCAACCTATATACCGATGATAAATTGATGTATATCTTTACTCATGTTGAACCTGGAGGATTGTCTATTACTCCAAAAATAAAAAGATTTAAAGTAAAAGGCATCTTTGATTCTGGACTTAGTGCTTATGATAAAGCATACAGTTACACAACACTATCTTCTATGCAATCGATGCTTGGTATACCTTCTAATCAATATGATGGAATCCATGTCTTTTCAAATGATCCTCACGCTGATATAGTAAAAATCAAAGAAATTCTTCCTGTTAGTGTAACAGTAAAAGGCTGGTGGGAAGATAATGTTAACTTTTTTGCAGCTCTTGAATTGGAAAAAGCTTCTCTTTTTATTGTTTTAATGCTTATTATTTTAATAGCAGCCATCAATATAATCTCTTCACTTTTGATGACAGTTATGAATAGAAGAAGTGAGATAGCTCTTCTGCTTTCTCTTGGTGCTACAACTGCAGAAATAAAAAAAGTGTTCTTATATCTTGGTATTGTGATTGGAGTTAGCGGCATCTTGGCAGGAATAGTTTTTGGCATGGGTGGTTTATGGATTTTAAGTACTTTTGACATAGTTTCTCTTCCAAAAGACGTTTATCCAACTACAACACTTCCTCTTGATCTTAGTATTAAAGATTTTATACTAATAGTCAGTGGAGCATTTGTAATTGTAATTGCTTCATCATTCTATCCTGCTAAAAAAGCAAGTGAAGTAGATATCTTAACTGTTTTAAGAAATGAGTAG
- a CDS encoding AsmA-like C-terminal domain-containing protein has product MNDKIIINTISKLHFTIVSALSFIFLTLSLLFILLQNGVYIQNISLPNLQIKKLYIKWNEKLNISIQEAKIIKNSKKTNTKIGTEQVNKFFKSLLLFDNWFERIEVNKIIFNNINASFKYIDGQEGFLSASSKDFSFRSSLFFESHYFNAKIEEFHDYKRKIKINGNIIFDSYYNMEILSALNININNDINLTVYALADKEKLSYKIDSKENIKSIKHTIEMLGMPKEVKYWVYDAIKISDIELKSAYGWIEFDNLAKALKNLHVLAIANNLEYRYNPKLEAVITKKTELEFKDGILFIRPKDAYQYGFYLNKSWLKIDFSKKEELLTLFLLFEGKVNKDLLNLLHTYKIDLPFLQNSGNVDTNLKIEVGLRNIDVTAKGDFFTKKANFNYLGLDIDIFNARIFLHNYDVKIDKMHSKYKNIATADVDVRFNAKKNEGTIDFDVQDVNFKEIGLSLKKRKTPLKVAYEISNKQDTIDVENSSWLFKGKDVNVDRATIPFDLKTLVAQIPTTPLSVENIASAYASGTFSLNPIKADLDVDLLKFTLHDVEMDQSSASLKVKYDEKLIVTSNDKIRLNANNLDYALGDTVIEIGQEEFRVINSTVKIKDLADAKFSAKYIFKDEAGTIRLKKLKFKNKDLGEIFSSGDAIELNVMSNIKKTEIEAKNFNAQFTLKDRGWKLKFNSLKNIAVKSKLLQDYNVTNGDFTLYKNSTDKNIQFSANTKYPYKLLTLQNKPIENYIIRGYIDNKTKDIFLNINSSVDVQVSEEIKVTANKIGINLDEILNYVKDRNSSSSQGKNIIFNSKDCYLYISNDRHAISDNMHLQYFKNIVSAQLKHKNGNAGFELKDGKFYLYGDDFNDEFMDKLFALSDFKGGKLSFSMAGSTEDYNGLMHVKNTTIIDYKVLNNVLAFVNTIPSLVTFSIPGYSKNGLEVKSAYINFHSKDDVFDISDISLDSKEMDIVGRGTASFVKNNIDIKLNLKTDLGSSISKIPVVGYILLGEDSISTSMRISGKLNNPDVKSLIAKDIVVAPLNIIKRTLLLPFHLFEKEKEEKK; this is encoded by the coding sequence ATGAACGATAAAATAATAATCAATACTATTTCAAAACTCCACTTCACTATAGTTAGCGCTTTATCATTCATCTTTTTAACACTTTCTCTTTTATTTATATTGTTACAAAATGGCGTTTATATACAAAATATCTCTTTGCCAAATCTTCAAATTAAGAAATTATACATTAAATGGAATGAAAAATTAAACATTAGCATCCAAGAAGCTAAAATAATCAAAAATTCAAAAAAAACCAATACTAAAATTGGAACAGAACAGGTAAATAAGTTCTTTAAATCACTTCTTCTGTTTGACAACTGGTTTGAAAGGATTGAAGTAAATAAAATAATCTTTAATAATATCAATGCTTCATTTAAATATATAGATGGACAAGAAGGCTTCTTAAGTGCCTCATCGAAAGATTTTTCATTTCGTAGCTCACTATTTTTTGAATCTCACTACTTTAATGCAAAAATAGAAGAGTTTCATGATTACAAACGAAAAATAAAAATAAATGGAAATATAATATTTGACAGTTACTACAATATGGAAATACTGTCTGCTCTAAATATAAATATAAACAACGATATAAATCTAACAGTATATGCGCTCGCTGATAAAGAAAAGCTCTCTTATAAAATAGACTCAAAAGAGAATATAAAGAGTATTAAACACACCATTGAGATGCTGGGGATGCCAAAAGAGGTTAAATATTGGGTTTATGATGCAATAAAAATATCGGATATAGAACTTAAAAGTGCTTACGGCTGGATTGAGTTTGACAATTTAGCTAAAGCTTTAAAAAATTTACATGTATTAGCAATTGCTAATAATCTAGAATACAGATACAACCCAAAACTAGAAGCAGTCATTACTAAAAAAACTGAACTTGAATTTAAAGATGGGATACTGTTTATTAGACCAAAAGATGCTTATCAATATGGTTTTTATTTGAATAAAAGTTGGTTAAAGATTGATTTTTCTAAAAAAGAAGAACTATTAACCCTCTTTTTACTCTTCGAAGGCAAGGTTAACAAAGACCTGCTAAACCTATTGCACACATACAAAATAGATCTTCCTTTTTTACAAAACAGTGGCAACGTAGATACAAACCTCAAGATAGAAGTAGGACTTAGAAATATAGATGTTACCGCCAAAGGTGATTTCTTTACAAAAAAGGCAAATTTCAATTACCTTGGGCTTGATATAGATATATTTAATGCACGTATATTTTTGCACAACTATGATGTTAAGATAGACAAGATGCACTCAAAATATAAGAATATAGCAACAGCGGATGTTGATGTAAGGTTTAATGCAAAGAAAAATGAGGGAACAATAGACTTTGATGTTCAAGATGTAAACTTTAAGGAGATAGGTCTTAGTCTGAAAAAAAGAAAAACACCACTAAAAGTAGCTTATGAAATTTCAAACAAACAAGATACTATAGATGTTGAGAACTCTTCATGGCTATTTAAAGGCAAAGATGTCAATGTAGACAGGGCTACTATCCCTTTTGACTTAAAAACTCTTGTAGCGCAGATACCGACTACACCTTTAAGTGTAGAAAATATTGCTTCTGCTTACGCTTCAGGTACTTTTTCACTTAATCCTATCAAAGCTGACTTAGATGTTGACCTATTAAAATTTACACTTCATGATGTAGAAATGGATCAGTCAAGTGCATCTCTAAAGGTTAAATATGATGAAAAGCTTATAGTTACTTCAAACGATAAAATTAGACTCAATGCCAATAATTTAGACTATGCACTTGGTGACACAGTTATAGAGATTGGACAAGAAGAGTTTAGAGTTATAAATTCTACAGTAAAAATTAAAGACTTAGCAGATGCAAAATTCAGTGCCAAATACATATTTAAAGATGAAGCAGGAACAATAAGACTAAAAAAACTAAAGTTTAAAAACAAAGACTTAGGAGAAATATTTTCTTCTGGCGATGCTATAGAGCTTAATGTGATGTCGAATATAAAAAAAACTGAGATAGAAGCTAAGAATTTCAATGCACAATTCACACTAAAAGACAGAGGCTGGAAATTAAAATTTAATTCACTAAAAAATATAGCTGTCAAATCAAAACTTTTACAAGATTACAATGTAACTAATGGTGACTTTACTCTTTATAAAAACTCTACAGATAAAAACATCCAATTTTCAGCAAATACAAAATATCCATATAAGCTTCTAACTCTGCAGAACAAGCCAATAGAAAATTATATAATCAGAGGATATATTGATAATAAAACTAAAGATATCTTCTTAAACATAAATAGTTCTGTAGATGTTCAAGTAAGCGAAGAGATTAAAGTTACAGCAAATAAAATAGGGATAAATTTAGATGAAATCCTAAACTATGTAAAGGATAGAAACTCAAGTTCATCGCAGGGCAAAAACATCATCTTTAATTCAAAAGATTGCTACCTATATATAAGTAATGATAGACACGCTATATCAGACAATATGCATCTGCAGTATTTCAAAAATATAGTAAGTGCTCAATTAAAACATAAAAATGGAAATGCAGGTTTTGAGCTAAAAGATGGTAAGTTTTATCTTTATGGGGATGATTTCAATGATGAGTTCATGGATAAACTATTTGCTCTATCAGACTTTAAAGGCGGAAAACTATCTTTTTCCATGGCTGGCTCAACAGAAGACTACAACGGCTTAATGCATGTAAAAAATACTACTATTATTGACTATAAGGTTTTAAATAATGTTTTAGCATTTGTAAATACAATACCATCTCTTGTAACTTTCTCCATACCAGGCTATAGTAAAAATGGCTTAGAAGTTAAAAGTGCATATATAAACTTTCATTCTAAAGATGATGTGTTTGATATAAGTGACATTTCTCTTGATTCAAAAGAAATGGATATTGTCGGTAGAGGAACCGCTAGTTTTGTTAAAAATAACATAGACATAAAACTAAACCTAAAAACAGATTTAGGAAGTAGTATTTCAAAAATACCTGTTGTTGGCTACATACTCTTAGGAGAAGACAGCATATCAACATCTATGAGAATAAGCGGTAAGTTAAATAATCCGGATGTAAAGAGTTTAATTGCAAAAGATATCGTTGTAGCTCCACTGAATATTATTAAAAGAACTCTCCTTCTACCTTTTCATCTATTTGAAAAAGAAAAAGAAGAAAAGAAGTGA
- the mltG gene encoding endolytic transglycosylase MltG, giving the protein MNDKALTIVKWSFEIVLIIILSFMYYLNQPVRTQKVVFIPSGSINQIITQLRERNYNVSKLDSLLLRLIGSPQSGWIDMGDNYSSRGDFLYKLTTAKAALQKVTLIPGETTYMFLNELSQKLLLDREKLESEYLRQTNQLEGALVPNTYKMPIGITERELIRILLYNSHNQMKDLSLKLFGTYNEKKWFHFVAIASVIQKESANIEEMPLVSSVIYNRIKKGMKLQMDGTLNYGEYSHIKITPKRIREDDSIYNTYKNRGVPEIPVCNVSFDAIRAAVFPANTDYLYFMKSKSGGHDFSCNYSTHLSNIKHVTK; this is encoded by the coding sequence ATGAATGATAAAGCGCTAACTATAGTGAAGTGGAGTTTTGAAATAGTATTGATTATTATTTTATCGTTCATGTATTACCTAAATCAGCCTGTGAGAACCCAGAAAGTGGTATTTATACCAAGTGGTTCTATAAATCAGATTATAACACAATTGCGTGAGAGAAATTATAATGTAAGTAAATTAGACTCATTACTTTTGAGACTAATTGGTTCTCCTCAAAGTGGCTGGATAGACATGGGAGATAACTATAGCAGTAGAGGTGATTTTCTATATAAACTGACAACTGCAAAAGCAGCACTTCAAAAAGTAACACTTATTCCAGGTGAGACAACATATATGTTTTTAAATGAGTTGTCACAAAAGTTACTGTTGGATAGAGAAAAATTAGAAAGCGAATATCTAAGACAGACAAATCAACTAGAAGGTGCCTTGGTTCCGAATACCTATAAAATGCCAATAGGTATTACCGAAAGAGAGTTGATTAGAATTCTTCTATATAACTCACATAATCAAATGAAAGATTTGTCACTTAAGCTATTTGGAACGTATAATGAGAAGAAATGGTTTCATTTTGTAGCAATTGCATCTGTAATCCAGAAAGAATCTGCTAATATTGAGGAAATGCCACTGGTTAGTTCCGTTATTTACAACCGAATTAAAAAAGGCATGAAACTTCAGATGGATGGAACTCTAAACTATGGTGAATACTCTCATATAAAGATAACTCCTAAGAGAATAAGAGAAGATGATAGCATCTATAATACCTACAAAAACAGGGGTGTTCCAGAGATTCCAGTATGTAATGTTAGCTTTGATGCAATAAGAGCTGCTGTCTTTCCAGCAAATACAGACTACCTATATTTTATGAAATCTAAGAGTGGAGGGCATGATTTTTCATGTAACTATTCTACACATTTAAGCAATATAAAGCATGTTACGAAATGA
- a CDS encoding NADP-dependent isocitrate dehydrogenase has product MSKIIWSKIDEAPALATYSLLPIVNAFTKAAGVEVVTSDISLAGRVLAAMGLAEDELSKLGEVVLQEDGNIIKLPNVSASVGQLKDCIAELQGQGYDIPNFPENPANADEEATRAKYNTCLGSAVNPVLREGNSDRRAAVAVKKFAQKNPHKLRAFPENPKSYVAHMEGNGDFYGNEQSITMDKDQKVTIALNGKELGSINAIDKEVLDGTFMSKAKFRTFIQKTIDDAKTNNVLWSIHLKATMMKISDPIMFGHAFEVFFQGVFTKYADVFASLNVNPNQGMSDLEKKIAGHAQEAEIKAAFQAVVESDNPEIAMVDSDKGTTNFNASNDVIIDASMPVVVREGGKQWNRNGDAKECVAVIPDSTYGMFHAEMLADCVKNGQYDVATMGSMANVGLMAQKAEEYGSHPTTFELAEGGKVTVTAEDGTELMTFDVEAGDIWRMSRAKDIPIKDWVRLAAERGRLEGVPVIFWLDKNRAHDAQMIKKVNTYLADNDTAGLDIQIMDITAATRFTNARVREGKNTIAVTGNVLRDHLTDMYPILELGTSAKMLSIVPLLAGGGLYETGAGGSAPKHVDQFLSEGHLRWDSLGEFLALAESLRFLGNKHSDSKLAALTAALDVANDSYLDNNKEPSRKCGEPDNKASHFFVAQYWAKALSTGDNAELAAKFAPVAKALIENENTIIAELLAAEGKAQDIGGYFHPDDAKAEAAMRPSATLNAIINAI; this is encoded by the coding sequence ATGTCAAAAATAATTTGGTCAAAAATTGATGAAGCACCAGCTTTAGCAACATATTCGTTATTACCAATCGTAAATGCTTTCACAAAAGCAGCAGGCGTTGAAGTAGTTACTAGTGATATTTCACTAGCAGGTAGAGTTTTAGCTGCAATGGGTCTTGCAGAAGATGAACTTTCAAAACTAGGTGAAGTTGTTTTACAAGAAGATGGAAACATTATTAAGCTTCCAAATGTATCAGCATCTGTTGGTCAACTTAAAGATTGTATTGCAGAGCTTCAAGGACAAGGTTATGATATCCCTAACTTCCCTGAAAATCCAGCAAATGCCGATGAAGAAGCAACTAGAGCTAAATACAACACTTGCTTAGGTTCAGCTGTTAATCCAGTTTTACGTGAAGGAAATTCAGATAGACGTGCTGCAGTGGCTGTTAAAAAGTTTGCTCAGAAAAACCCTCATAAACTTAGAGCATTCCCAGAAAATCCAAAGTCTTATGTTGCACACATGGAAGGTAATGGAGATTTCTACGGAAATGAGCAGTCTATTACTATGGATAAAGACCAAAAAGTAACTATCGCTTTAAATGGTAAAGAGCTAGGAAGCATTAACGCAATTGACAAAGAAGTTTTAGACGGAACATTTATGTCTAAAGCTAAATTTAGAACATTTATCCAAAAAACAATTGATGATGCAAAAACAAATAATGTTTTATGGTCAATTCACTTAAAAGCAACAATGATGAAAATTTCTGACCCTATTATGTTCGGTCATGCTTTTGAAGTATTTTTTCAAGGTGTATTTACAAAATATGCAGATGTATTTGCATCATTAAATGTAAACCCTAACCAAGGTATGAGTGACTTAGAAAAGAAAATTGCTGGTCATGCTCAAGAAGCAGAGATTAAAGCAGCTTTCCAAGCGGTAGTTGAATCTGATAACCCAGAAATCGCAATGGTTGATTCTGATAAAGGTACAACTAACTTTAATGCTTCAAATGATGTAATTATTGATGCTTCTATGCCAGTTGTAGTAAGAGAAGGTGGTAAGCAGTGGAATAGAAATGGTGATGCTAAAGAGTGTGTTGCAGTTATTCCTGATTCTACTTATGGTATGTTTCATGCAGAAATGTTAGCTGATTGTGTTAAAAATGGTCAATATGATGTTGCTACTATGGGTTCTATGGCTAATGTTGGTCTTATGGCTCAAAAAGCAGAAGAGTATGGCTCTCACCCAACTACGTTTGAACTAGCAGAAGGTGGAAAAGTGACTGTTACTGCTGAAGATGGTACAGAGCTTATGACATTTGATGTTGAAGCTGGAGATATCTGGAGAATGAGTAGAGCTAAAGATATTCCTATTAAAGACTGGGTAAGACTAGCAGCTGAAAGAGGAAGACTTGAAGGTGTTCCAGTAATTTTCTGGTTAGATAAAAACAGAGCTCACGATGCCCAGATGATTAAAAAAGTAAACACTTACTTAGCAGATAATGACACAGCTGGTTTAGATATTCAAATTATGGATATAACTGCTGCGACTAGATTTACTAATGCAAGAGTAAGAGAAGGTAAAAATACTATTGCTGTAACAGGAAATGTATTAAGAGATCACCTAACAGACATGTACCCAATTTTAGAACTTGGAACATCTGCTAAAATGCTTTCAATCGTTCCATTATTAGCTGGTGGAGGACTGTATGAGACTGGTGCTGGTGGATCTGCTCCAAAACATGTTGACCAATTCTTGAGCGAAGGTCACCTTCGTTGGGATTCTTTAGGAGAATTTTTAGCACTTGCTGAATCTTTACGTTTCTTAGGTAACAAACACTCTGATTCAAAACTTGCTGCACTAACAGCAGCACTTGATGTTGCAAATGATAGTTATTTAGATAACAACAAAGAGCCTTCAAGAAAGTGTGGTGAGCCAGATAACAAAGCTTCTCACTTCTTTGTTGCTCAATATTGGGCTAAAGCACTTAGCACTGGTGACAATGCTGAGTTAGCTGCTAAATTTGCTCCAGTAGCAAAAGCACTTATAGAAAATGAAAATACTATTATTGCTGAGCTATTAGCTGCTGAAGGTAAAGCTCAAGATATTGGTGGTTACTTTCATCCAGATGATGCTAAAGCTGAAGCTGCGATGAGACCATCTGCTACTTTAAATGCTATAATTAACGCAATATAG
- a CDS encoding malate dehydrogenase — MRGKRVGIVGVGNVGSSVAYSLAMSGSCHEVILRAHDVDKARGKALDLSQAAQAARKHTVITVAETLEDVKDCDVVVITAGSPRLPGMSRDDLLIKNAQIMKDVMHVIKVSSPNAVIIPVSNPLDAMVYVALKETGWDRSRVIGMAGILDSARMAHFVYEKLGYGAGQIRCSVMGGHGDDMVPLPRFSTVAGVPLTDLLTWDEINEIVEKTKKGGAEIVGLLKDGSAYYAPAKATALMVEAVLTDMKQIYPCAVMLDGEYGYSDVVSGVPVMIGARGVEKVIEANLNDDQDRKFAKSVGSVKELIDALYANNFYAE; from the coding sequence ATGAGAGGTAAAAGAGTAGGAATTGTAGGTGTAGGTAATGTCGGTTCATCAGTAGCATATTCTTTGGCGATGAGTGGCTCTTGTCATGAAGTTATTTTAAGAGCTCACGACGTTGATAAAGCAAGAGGAAAAGCCTTAGATTTATCACAAGCCGCACAAGCTGCTAGAAAGCATACAGTTATTACTGTAGCAGAGACACTTGAAGATGTAAAAGATTGTGATGTTGTTGTTATTACAGCCGGAAGTCCAAGACTTCCTGGTATGAGTAGAGATGATTTACTAATTAAAAATGCTCAAATCATGAAAGATGTAATGCATGTAATAAAAGTTTCATCGCCAAATGCTGTTATTATTCCTGTGTCAAATCCACTTGATGCTATGGTTTACGTTGCTTTAAAAGAGACAGGTTGGGACAGAAGTAGAGTTATTGGAATGGCAGGAATCTTAGACAGTGCAAGAATGGCTCACTTTGTATATGAGAAACTAGGCTATGGAGCAGGACAGATTAGATGTTCTGTTATGGGTGGTCATGGTGATGACATGGTTCCACTACCAAGATTTTCAACTGTTGCCGGTGTTCCTCTAACTGACCTTTTAACTTGGGATGAGATTAACGAAATAGTTGAGAAGACTAAAAAAGGCGGGGCAGAGATAGTTGGATTACTTAAAGATGGTAGTGCTTACTATGCACCAGCAAAAGCGACCGCACTTATGGTTGAAGCTGTACTTACTGATATGAAGCAAATTTATCCATGTGCTGTTATGCTTGATGGTGAATATGGCTATAGTGATGTTGTAAGTGGAGTTCCAGTTATGATAGGTGCTCGCGGTGTTGAAAAAGTTATTGAAGCTAACTTGAATGATGACCAAGATAGAAAATTTGCTAAATCAGTTGGAAGTGTAAAAGAACTAATCGACGCTCTATATGCAAATAACTTTTACGCTGAATAA
- a CDS encoding electron transfer flavoprotein-ubiquinone oxidoreductase, with protein MDNISTDVLIVGGGPSGLATAISLADKLKQRGENKKIMLIEKGSSIGSHILSGAVIRPQVFQHLLTTGEFDGIPFDSIVGADEVAKLNDNDTQIVLPFHPPYMSNEGNYIASLGQVCKYLATLAQDRGVEIYTGFAVDSVVYDSNNKVIGVKTKDTGVDHHGVKQKNFQEGTTVNASITVFAEGTRGSAVKTVIEKLNLDAGKNPQIYSLGVKEIWSIPEGNIKAGEVKHTFGYPLRDKEEFGGGFIYGMTENRVAVGLVVGLDYQDPSFDVHAAMQVWKTHPYVSKILEGGSVLEAGAKTLPEGGWNSVPKYYADNMMIVGDSAGFLSTARLKGVHLAVRSGICAATAAAEALVKNDTSKASLSRYEELVNSSSIYTELYPIRNMRAVMQDGMLLGGLKMGVQLITGGACLMVPKVEDDYITTKKINEFSIQPFNERFADKLEYDKKLTFDKVTTVYYSKAMHDEIQPVHLVVNNKEQFNSSNINEYGLAEASMCPAEVYELHVDKKSGNKSLRIHAENCVHCKTCDIKSPNSGITWTTPYGGDGPDYNFM; from the coding sequence ATGGATAATATTTCAACAGATGTGCTTATTGTTGGTGGAGGTCCTTCAGGCCTTGCAACAGCAATATCTTTAGCAGATAAGCTAAAGCAGCGAGGTGAAAATAAAAAAATAATGCTGATTGAAAAGGGTAGCTCAATTGGATCACATATACTTTCAGGTGCTGTAATAAGACCACAAGTATTTCAGCATCTATTAACAACTGGAGAGTTTGATGGCATACCATTTGATTCAATAGTTGGTGCAGATGAAGTTGCAAAATTAAATGATAATGACACACAAATAGTTCTCCCATTTCATCCACCATACATGTCAAATGAAGGTAATTACATAGCGTCTTTGGGGCAAGTATGTAAATATTTAGCTACTTTGGCCCAAGATAGAGGTGTTGAGATTTATACTGGTTTTGCTGTAGATTCAGTAGTGTATGATAGTAATAATAAGGTTATAGGCGTAAAAACAAAAGATACTGGTGTTGATCATCATGGTGTAAAGCAAAAAAACTTTCAAGAAGGTACAACTGTAAACGCCAGTATAACTGTATTTGCTGAGGGGACTAGAGGTTCTGCAGTTAAAACAGTAATCGAGAAACTGAACTTAGATGCTGGTAAAAACCCTCAAATCTATTCTTTGGGCGTAAAAGAGATATGGAGTATTCCAGAAGGCAATATAAAAGCCGGAGAAGTTAAGCATACTTTTGGTTATCCATTAAGAGATAAAGAAGAGTTTGGCGGTGGATTTATCTATGGAATGACAGAAAATAGAGTCGCAGTTGGGCTTGTAGTCGGACTTGATTATCAAGATCCGTCTTTTGACGTTCATGCAGCTATGCAGGTTTGGAAGACTCATCCATATGTTTCAAAGATTCTTGAAGGTGGCTCAGTCCTTGAAGCTGGTGCAAAAACACTACCTGAGGGTGGTTGGAACTCGGTACCAAAATATTACGCTGACAACATGATGATAGTCGGTGATAGTGCAGGTTTTTTAAGCACTGCAAGATTGAAAGGTGTTCATTTAGCTGTTAGATCTGGCATCTGTGCAGCTACTGCGGCTGCTGAAGCACTTGTAAAAAATGATACAAGTAAAGCCTCTTTATCCAGATATGAAGAACTGGTAAACAGCAGTTCTATATATACAGAGCTGTATCCAATTAGAAATATGAGAGCAGTAATGCAAGATGGAATGCTCTTGGGTGGACTGAAAATGGGTGTTCAGCTGATTACTGGCGGTGCTTGTTTAATGGTTCCAAAAGTTGAAGATGATTATATTACAACTAAAAAAATCAATGAATTTTCTATACAACCTTTTAATGAAAGATTTGCCGATAAGCTTGAGTACGATAAAAAACTTACATTTGATAAGGTTACAACAGTTTACTACTCAAAAGCGATGCACGATGAAATTCAACCAGTTCATTTAGTTGTAAATAACAAAGAACAGTTTAATTCCTCAAACATAAATGAGTATGGTTTAGCAGAAGCTTCTATGTGTCCTGCAGAGGTTTATGAACTTCATGTTGATAAGAAGAGTGGTAATAAATCACTTAGAATTCATGCTGAAAATTGTGTTCACTGTAAAACTTGCGATATTAAATCGCCTAACAGTGGAATTACTTGGACTACACCTTATGGTGGTGACGGTCCAGACTATAACTTTATGTAA